Proteins co-encoded in one Thermochromatium tepidum ATCC 43061 genomic window:
- a CDS encoding ABC transporter ATP-binding protein has product MGLRERILASIKLENVSVSFPVYSASTRSLKNRLIQSATGGQIRADAISQRISVVQALQDINVSLEDGDRLGLIGHNGAGKTTLLRVLGGIYEPNSGRVEVQGTTVPLFDIALGMNQESTGYENIILRGLFLGLPRKKIRAMMDEIAEFTELGDFLNLPIRTYSAGMQMRLAFAVSTSVVPDILLIDEGIGAGDAAFLNKARERLERFTEQVSIIVLSSHSEDLLRNMCSKSLLMEHGRVVFAGPTDEALEHYRAMRGW; this is encoded by the coding sequence TTGGGTTTGAGGGAACGTATCTTGGCCTCGATCAAGCTGGAGAACGTCTCGGTCTCCTTTCCTGTCTACAGCGCCTCGACGCGCTCGCTCAAGAACCGTCTGATCCAGAGCGCGACCGGTGGTCAGATCCGTGCCGACGCGATCTCGCAGCGCATCTCGGTGGTGCAAGCGTTGCAAGACATCAACGTCTCGCTCGAGGACGGCGATCGACTCGGGCTCATCGGACACAACGGCGCCGGTAAGACGACCTTATTGCGGGTGCTCGGCGGGATCTATGAACCGAACAGCGGTCGGGTCGAGGTCCAGGGCACGACCGTGCCCCTGTTCGACATCGCGCTCGGGATGAACCAAGAGAGCACAGGCTACGAGAACATCATCCTGCGCGGACTCTTCCTCGGGCTTCCGCGCAAGAAGATCCGCGCCATGATGGACGAGATTGCCGAATTCACCGAACTGGGCGACTTTCTCAACCTACCGATCCGCACCTATTCAGCCGGGATGCAGATGCGTCTGGCCTTTGCCGTCTCGACCTCAGTGGTGCCGGATATCCTGTTGATCGACGAGGGCATCGGCGCCGGCGACGCGGCCTTTCTGAATAAGGCGCGCGAGCGTCTGGAACGCTTCACCGAGCAGGTCTCCATCATCGTGCTCTCCTCGCATTCAGAAGACTTGTTGCGCAACATGTGCTCCAAGTCGCTCCTGATGGAGCATGGTCGGGTGGTGTTCGCCGGCCCGACCGACGAGGCGCTGGAGCATTATCGGGCGATGCGCGGCTGGTGA
- a CDS encoding ABC transporter permease, whose amino-acid sequence MSTGTQHGESSLLIQLQHGLRREQIKRALHDIRAGWDRRELWMTLGLQDVRQRYRRSKLGPFWITLSMAIMVLALGLLYGQIFGQDLHDYMPFLAVGFVIWHLIASLVNDGCQSFILAEGMIRQLNAPLSIYVYRVLWSTLIAFAHNIWVFFMVALWFGVDLNWNLLWVPVALLVLLLNGFWIALFLGVLSARFRDVPLIVGSMVQVLFFITPVIWKPEMLPGRALWLHLNPFYHLVEIMRAPLLGQAPALANWLPVIAITIVGWSLALFFYSAYRWRIAYWV is encoded by the coding sequence ATGTCGACAGGCACCCAACATGGCGAGTCGTCCTTGCTGATCCAGCTCCAGCACGGACTCAGGCGCGAGCAGATTAAGCGTGCCCTGCACGATATCCGCGCCGGCTGGGACAGGCGCGAACTCTGGATGACGCTCGGACTCCAGGACGTGCGCCAGCGTTATCGGCGCTCCAAGCTGGGACCGTTCTGGATCACGCTGTCGATGGCCATTATGGTGCTGGCGCTTGGTCTGCTCTATGGTCAGATCTTCGGCCAGGATCTGCACGATTACATGCCCTTTCTGGCTGTCGGCTTCGTCATCTGGCACCTAATCGCGAGCCTCGTCAACGACGGCTGCCAGTCTTTCATCCTCGCCGAGGGCATGATCCGCCAGCTCAATGCCCCCCTCTCCATCTATGTCTATCGCGTCCTCTGGTCGACCCTGATCGCCTTTGCCCACAATATCTGGGTCTTTTTCATGGTAGCGCTCTGGTTTGGGGTCGATCTCAACTGGAATCTGCTGTGGGTGCCGGTCGCGCTCTTGGTCCTGCTCCTTAATGGGTTCTGGATCGCGCTCTTCCTGGGTGTTCTGAGCGCACGCTTCCGCGACGTCCCCCTGATCGTGGGCAGTATGGTGCAGGTGCTATTCTTCATCACGCCGGTCATCTGGAAGCCCGAGATGCTGCCAGGGCGCGCGCTCTGGCTGCATCTCAACCCCTTTTACCATCTGGTCGAGATCATGCGCGCCCCCTTGCTCGGCCAAGCGCCTGCACTCGCCAACTGGCTCCCGGTCATCGCCATCACGATCGTCGGCTGGTCGCTGGCACTCTTCTTCTATTCGGCCTACCGCTGGCGCATCGCTTATTGGGTTTGA
- a CDS encoding chorismate--pyruvate lyase family protein, with protein sequence MHRYYGRGTSAPSSPPFRCDGFARTAEIVDATGERIVLSRLPPFLRALLVTDGTVTKILEAYFWEPVIVETLEQRFEDALEPVPWLGVEPGDSCLIRDAQLRGADSGRCFAEAFSMIRAQLIPPDFRQRLIDREIGIGVLIRDSGLESYREVLDVGLDRTASGETTVFRTYRIIIEHRPVILITEYFPLDLYR encoded by the coding sequence ATGCATCGTTACTATGGGCGCGGCACATCCGCGCCGAGCTCTCCGCCCTTTCGCTGTGATGGTTTCGCGCGCACCGCTGAGATCGTCGACGCGACGGGTGAGCGAATCGTCCTGAGCCGGTTGCCCCCCTTTCTGCGCGCACTCCTCGTCACGGACGGCACGGTCACCAAGATCCTTGAGGCCTACTTCTGGGAACCGGTCATAGTCGAGACCCTGGAACAGCGCTTCGAGGACGCACTGGAACCCGTACCCTGGCTCGGGGTCGAGCCCGGTGATTCCTGTCTGATTCGCGACGCCCAGCTGCGCGGCGCCGACAGCGGACGCTGTTTCGCCGAGGCCTTCTCAATGATCCGCGCCCAGCTCATCCCGCCGGATTTCCGCCAACGGCTCATCGATCGCGAGATCGGCATCGGTGTACTGATCCGCGACAGCGGACTCGAGAGCTATCGCGAGGTGCTGGACGTGGGGCTGGACCGGACCGCCTCCGGTGAAACCACGGTTTTTCGCACCTATCGCATCATTATCGAGCATCGTCCCGTGATCCTGATCACCGAATATTTCCCGCTGGATCTGTATCGCTGA
- a CDS encoding alanine-zipper protein, whose protein sequence is MTKIVKVASLSVAALLLLGGCTTDQTARDMAQKAMDTANSAQACCNSNTERLDRMYQKIMGK, encoded by the coding sequence ATGACCAAGATCGTCAAGGTTGCTTCACTCTCTGTTGCCGCTCTGCTGCTGCTTGGCGGCTGCACCACCGACCAGACTGCTCGCGACATGGCCCAGAAGGCCATGGACACCGCCAACAGTGCCCAGGCGTGCTGCAACTCCAACACCGAGCGTCTGGACCGCATGTATCAGAAGATCATGGGCAAGTGA
- a CDS encoding L,D-transpeptidase family protein, translating into MSGLELGGRPATWLVPALCASLLGWGVHPGAWAETFRLENPNDSVVGTTFYFTARAKDTLLDIARQNNLGYDDMRQANPKVDTWLPGEGTQVLVPASYVLPNVPRQGIVVNRAEKRLYYYPPNKPNEVRIYAISVGKEAMATPLGNFEVIEKRKDPTWTPGPMVRANHAARGHILPPTVPSGPDNPLGHYAMRLSNPDYLIHGTNQPWGLGLEVSGGCIRMYPEAIEELYGMADLKTPVAIIDQPYKYGWLGDDLYLEVQTGEKSVRQHYRSVIPESVANAEGVVIDWKAVERAVAEDSGVPQIVGHRQGSGQANHLPMIF; encoded by the coding sequence ATGAGCGGTCTTGAACTTGGCGGTCGCCCTGCAACCTGGCTGGTGCCGGCGCTCTGCGCCTCACTGCTTGGCTGGGGCGTCCACCCGGGCGCCTGGGCCGAGACCTTCCGTCTGGAGAACCCAAACGATTCGGTCGTGGGCACGACCTTTTATTTCACGGCACGCGCCAAGGATACACTCTTGGACATTGCCCGCCAGAACAACCTCGGCTATGACGACATGCGCCAGGCCAACCCCAAGGTCGATACCTGGCTACCGGGCGAGGGAACCCAGGTGCTGGTGCCGGCCTCCTATGTGCTGCCGAACGTGCCGCGCCAGGGCATCGTGGTCAATCGAGCCGAGAAACGGCTCTATTACTATCCACCCAATAAACCCAACGAGGTGCGTATCTATGCCATCAGTGTGGGCAAGGAGGCCATGGCCACGCCGCTAGGCAACTTCGAAGTCATCGAGAAACGCAAGGATCCGACCTGGACGCCTGGTCCGATGGTGCGCGCCAACCATGCCGCGCGTGGCCACATCCTGCCGCCCACTGTACCGTCAGGGCCGGACAACCCACTCGGGCACTATGCCATGCGTCTAAGCAATCCGGATTATCTGATCCATGGCACCAATCAACCTTGGGGCCTGGGACTGGAGGTCAGCGGCGGCTGTATCCGGATGTATCCGGAGGCGATCGAGGAGCTCTATGGAATGGCCGACCTCAAGACGCCCGTGGCCATCATCGACCAGCCCTACAAATACGGCTGGCTGGGGGATGATCTCTATCTAGAGGTGCAGACCGGCGAGAAGAGTGTCCGCCAGCACTATCGCTCGGTGATTCCCGAGTCGGTGGCGAACGCCGAAGGGGTGGTGATCGACTGGAAGGCCGTGGAGCGGGCCGTGGCGGAAGACTCAGGTGTCCCACAGATCGTGGGACACCGACAAGGATCAGGTCAAGCGAATCACTTGCCCATGATCTTCTGA
- a CDS encoding elongation factor G produces the protein MKKTSRSSHVRNIGVAAHVDAGKTTLTERILFYTGTSHKIGEVHDGAAHMDYLVEEQRHGITITAAVTQAQWREHLIQLIDTPGHVDFSIEVERTMRVLDGCVIVLDGVRGVEPQTETVWRQRARFKLPALLFVNKMDRPGADFERCLASVKQRLHVEPVPITVPVPEVGGVLHLIDRTLIRFIGEQGEQVVVEPCPPELWERHRALHEALALAAAEVEESLADLVLSGSEPLPEQLRAAIRTATLAGTLFPCYGGSALRNLGVQPLLDGIIDFLPSPLDRPAALAERPDGTHEEVAMTPDGPLAALAFKVQLWDGRRHVFVRLYRGRLAPGDAIEFLTADGQIRHERVARLFEVDAGKKTKRDLAEAGDIVLLAGLRFATTGDTLCTPGQVLSLERIQAQDPVLGLAIEPAAGTEEDRLVEVLDKVRQEDPTLRVEEDPETGQRLLRGMGELHLQIVMERLEREFGVGVRAGRPSVATRETITQPSVAEALFAPLPTPDARQPDPMARAVVSVRPRARGRGNLVELQPRLLPEGARFEETHLQAIRESIAIALASGPLQGAQVLDVAVSVDEIELFGAGSTPATTAAAVGKALRKALENAHPGLMTPIMRLEVVVPEPNLGAVLGDLQARHALIQATEIQDDQATIRAEAALEPLLGYANTLRSLTQGRGQFSLEFERFDL, from the coding sequence ATGAAAAAAACCTCCCGATCGTCGCACGTTCGCAATATCGGGGTTGCCGCTCATGTAGACGCGGGCAAGACGACGCTTACCGAGCGCATCCTCTTCTACACCGGCACCTCGCACAAGATCGGCGAGGTCCACGATGGCGCGGCCCACATGGACTATCTGGTCGAGGAACAGCGTCACGGTATCACCATCACCGCCGCCGTCACCCAGGCCCAGTGGCGCGAGCATCTGATCCAGCTCATCGACACCCCTGGACACGTCGACTTCTCGATCGAGGTCGAACGCACCATGCGCGTGCTCGATGGCTGTGTCATCGTGCTCGATGGTGTCCGGGGCGTCGAGCCCCAGACCGAGACGGTGTGGCGTCAGCGCGCGCGCTTCAAGCTGCCGGCGCTGCTATTCGTCAACAAGATGGATCGTCCGGGCGCGGATTTTGAACGTTGTTTGGCGTCCGTCAAGCAGCGCCTCCATGTCGAGCCGGTGCCGATCACGGTTCCGGTGCCCGAAGTCGGCGGCGTGCTGCATTTGATCGACCGAACCCTGATTCGTTTCATCGGCGAACAGGGCGAGCAGGTCGTCGTTGAACCCTGTCCACCCGAGCTTTGGGAGCGTCATCGCGCGCTGCATGAGGCGCTGGCACTGGCTGCCGCCGAGGTCGAGGAGTCGCTGGCCGATCTGGTGCTCTCCGGCAGTGAGCCCTTGCCCGAGCAACTGCGGGCCGCCATCCGCACCGCCACCCTGGCCGGGACGCTCTTTCCCTGCTACGGCGGCAGCGCATTGCGCAACCTTGGTGTGCAGCCGCTGCTCGATGGCATCATCGACTTCTTGCCGTCCCCGCTCGACCGACCGGCGGCGCTTGCCGAGCGGCCCGACGGGACACACGAGGAGGTGGCCATGACACCAGACGGACCGCTCGCCGCGCTCGCCTTCAAGGTACAGCTTTGGGACGGGCGGCGCCATGTCTTTGTTCGTCTCTATCGCGGACGCCTCGCGCCGGGTGATGCGATCGAGTTCCTGACCGCCGACGGGCAGATCCGGCACGAACGGGTCGCGCGTCTGTTCGAGGTCGACGCCGGCAAGAAGACCAAACGCGATCTGGCCGAGGCCGGTGACATCGTGCTTTTGGCCGGACTGCGTTTTGCAACCACGGGCGATACACTCTGTACCCCGGGCCAGGTGCTGAGCCTGGAACGCATCCAGGCCCAGGATCCGGTGCTGGGTCTGGCCATCGAACCTGCGGCCGGCACCGAAGAGGACAGGCTCGTCGAGGTCCTGGACAAGGTCCGGCAGGAAGACCCAACACTGCGGGTTGAGGAGGATCCCGAGACCGGCCAGCGTCTGCTCCGAGGTATGGGCGAGCTGCACTTACAGATCGTCATGGAGCGCCTGGAGCGCGAATTCGGTGTTGGTGTCCGCGCTGGACGTCCGTCTGTGGCCACGCGCGAGACCATTACCCAACCGTCGGTGGCCGAGGCACTGTTCGCCCCGCTGCCCACACCGGATGCGCGCCAGCCCGATCCGATGGCACGCGCCGTCGTCAGCGTCCGACCACGCGCGCGGGGGCGCGGCAATCTCGTGGAACTTCAACCGCGTTTGCTCCCTGAGGGTGCTCGATTCGAAGAGACGCACCTCCAGGCGATCCGCGAGTCGATCGCTATCGCCCTGGCCAGCGGGCCGCTCCAGGGCGCTCAGGTGTTGGATGTGGCGGTCAGTGTCGATGAGATTGAGCTCTTTGGCGCCGGATCGACGCCGGCGACCACGGCAGCGGCCGTCGGTAAGGCACTGCGCAAGGCGCTGGAGAACGCGCACCCTGGGCTCATGACCCCCATCATGCGTCTGGAAGTGGTCGTCCCGGAACCGAACCTGGGTGCCGTGCTCGGCGATCTCCAGGCACGGCACGCCTTGATTCAAGCGACCGAGATCCAGGATGACCAGGCCACCATTCGCGCCGAGGCCGCATTAGAGCCGCTGCTCGGTTATGCCAACACCTTGCGCAGTCTGACTCAGGGACGCGGGCAGTTCAGTCTGGAGTTCGAACGCTTCGACCTCTAG
- the ssb gene encoding single-stranded DNA-binding protein codes for MATRGVNKVILIGNLGADPEVRYTPSGDAVANVRLATSETWKDRATGELQERTEWHNVVFFGKTAEIVKQYLRKGSKIYVEGKLRTRKWQTQDGQDRYTTEVVVDMGGTMQMLDSRQGSASSVPLEDTPPPARSRPTTPDAARPSHPDSGGFGDGADFDDDIPF; via the coding sequence ATGGCAACACGAGGTGTCAACAAAGTCATCCTGATCGGCAATCTCGGCGCCGATCCGGAGGTGCGCTACACGCCGAGCGGTGACGCGGTGGCGAATGTGCGCCTGGCGACCAGCGAAACCTGGAAGGATCGCGCCACGGGCGAGCTGCAGGAGCGGACCGAGTGGCACAACGTGGTCTTCTTCGGCAAGACGGCCGAGATCGTCAAGCAGTATCTGCGCAAGGGTTCCAAGATCTACGTCGAGGGTAAGCTCAGAACCCGCAAGTGGCAGACCCAGGATGGCCAGGACCGCTACACGACCGAGGTCGTGGTCGACATGGGCGGAACCATGCAGATGCTCGACAGCCGGCAGGGCAGCGCCTCCTCGGTGCCCCTGGAAGATACACCACCGCCTGCACGCAGCCGCCCAACGACACCGGATGCGGCCCGTCCGAGCCATCCGGACAGCGGCGGCTTCGGCGACGGGGCCGATTTCGACGACGACATCCCGTTCTAG
- a CDS encoding MFS transporter has product MLASERRAAAGLAAIFSTRMLGLFMVLPVLALYAHDLPGATPLLVGLAIGAYGLTQALFQIPLGLLSDRIGRKPVIYGGLTLFLIGSLVAALADSIYWIILGRALQGSGAIAAAIIALTADLTRETVRTKGMAVIGISVALSFAAALVVGPPLTGLIGVPGLFWLTALLALAGMLLLTFVVPDPQHSGVHRDAQPVLDQLAGVMRDPTLVRLDLAIFMLHLTMVSLFVVLPLSLREAGLPVTKHWVLYLPAVLVAIPAMVPFIVLAERRDQVRSVLIGSVAVLGLSTLGFYLFNRSLWLIGVLLAVVFTIFNLLEAVLPALVSKAAPAGTKGTAMGVFSSAQFIGAFLGGLLGGLAHAHFGVEAVYLVGGLTSLLWLRLVWTLPIPEDLSRHVIALDTSGAGFDVSSLEQQLLEVPGVKEAVIAVDEGVAYLKVDSRHTDWTRLQRFSAVNV; this is encoded by the coding sequence ATGTTGGCCTCGGAACGCCGCGCCGCCGCCGGACTCGCCGCCATCTTCTCGACGCGGATGCTCGGGCTGTTCATGGTGCTGCCGGTGCTGGCGCTCTATGCCCATGACCTGCCCGGCGCCACACCCTTACTGGTCGGTCTTGCGATCGGCGCCTATGGCCTGACTCAGGCGCTGTTCCAGATCCCGCTCGGTCTGTTGTCCGACCGCATCGGACGCAAGCCGGTGATCTATGGTGGGCTGACGTTGTTTCTGATCGGCAGCCTGGTTGCGGCCCTGGCCGATAGTATCTACTGGATCATCCTCGGGCGCGCGCTCCAGGGCAGCGGGGCGATCGCAGCAGCCATCATCGCCCTGACCGCCGATCTCACCCGCGAGACGGTGCGCACCAAGGGCATGGCAGTGATCGGGATCAGTGTCGCCCTGTCTTTCGCCGCCGCCCTGGTGGTCGGGCCACCGCTGACGGGGCTGATCGGGGTCCCGGGGCTATTCTGGCTCACGGCCTTGCTCGCGCTTGCCGGGATGCTATTGTTGACCTTCGTGGTCCCGGACCCCCAACACTCGGGGGTGCATCGCGATGCCCAGCCGGTGCTGGACCAGCTCGCCGGCGTGATGCGCGATCCGACCCTGGTTCGGTTGGATCTGGCAATCTTCATGCTGCATCTGACCATGGTCAGTCTGTTCGTGGTGTTGCCGCTATCGCTGCGCGAGGCCGGTCTACCCGTGACCAAGCACTGGGTGCTCTATCTGCCAGCGGTGTTGGTAGCCATCCCGGCGATGGTGCCCTTCATCGTGCTCGCCGAGCGGCGCGACCAGGTGCGCTCGGTGCTGATCGGCTCGGTGGCGGTGCTCGGGCTCTCGACGCTGGGCTTCTATCTGTTCAACCGGTCGCTGTGGCTGATCGGGGTGCTGCTGGCTGTGGTCTTTACCATCTTCAATCTGCTGGAGGCCGTACTACCGGCGCTGGTCTCCAAGGCGGCGCCGGCCGGGACCAAGGGCACGGCCATGGGCGTTTTCTCCAGCGCCCAGTTCATCGGCGCCTTTCTCGGTGGACTGCTCGGCGGACTGGCGCATGCGCACTTCGGGGTCGAGGCGGTCTATCTGGTCGGGGGGCTGACGTCCCTGCTGTGGCTGCGGCTGGTCTGGACCCTACCGATCCCAGAGGACCTAAGCCGGCATGTGATCGCGCTCGATACCTCGGGCGCCGGGTTCGATGTCTCCAGTCTGGAACAGCAACTGCTGGAGGTCCCGGGCGTGAAGGAGGCCGTGATCGCCGTCGATGAGGGCGTGGCCTACCTCAAGGTGGACAGTCGTCACACCGATTGGACGAGATTGCAGCGGTTTTCTGCCGTCAACGTCTAG
- a CDS encoding ATP-binding protein gives MSSDPAHDDSKRSESRYRALFENMISAAMVLSPHPQGFRIEEANPQCRELAIIDLDGRSDVWLHEVIDTHESPELHAAVKEVAAGKGGIHLAEFPLVRAGHTQWLDCHVFPLVGNEIMLMIRDVTDQKVARDLRQAKEAAEQASELKSAFLASMSHEIRTPLNGVLSMIELLRGSRLNDRQRHWVEAIRGSGQLLLSIINDILDFSRIEAGRLQLEHIPFSLGEVIASLVSATGQRAYAKHLELVLIQDPELPDRLIGDPWRLQQILVNLVGNAIKFTERGSIEVRIGHRERPDGQLDLCVSVQDSGCGIAPEQLGRLFQPFEQLRASGWRFTEGTGLGLAICKRLVDAMGGEIGVESELGRGSRFYFEIPVGCADTQSQAPWLLPREWRCPTLVWIEHDLVRATATHLLSLLGFEAEQTAEADTAFAWARHLDAQTETCLVVLDDAWLAHLGPQLVSELGRRSGEVNDHPRRVLVLYVINLFARDQGELDRLETMADTAYVIKPVHLSALFNALQGLFGAVDRPPQRLTRKSDDPSWEVLIQPLGARERLSGARLLLAEDNLVNQQVAVEALALVGIETRVVTNGLEAIQALKEESFDGVLMDLQMPIMDGLEATRLIRQHHPPDRLPIIAMSAAVLLKDRQRSLEVGMNAHIAKPINLRTLLETLLHWVRPAQPRPYRSHLPALAEEWAAEGLSSSEADLDWSQVELPGIKVRKGLNRLGGNGLLYLRLLKTFVGLHQQGWESMRAADAEMATLRLQAHTLKGVAKTLGADLLHDLAERVEQAAELEERAQIESALPPLLDELQRVLTGVKAFLESLPLADKTDDAPAPDRPNPKQAHQYRALIADLLEQGDTRLRDVCAANRSSLREWFGGDESGYAHFMTLIEQYRFEEARRIFHERANPPETSDAVKPETDDRRISA, from the coding sequence ATGAGCTCGGATCCAGCGCACGATGACAGCAAGCGTAGCGAGAGCCGCTACCGCGCCCTGTTTGAGAACATGATCAGCGCGGCCATGGTGTTGTCGCCCCATCCCCAGGGCTTTCGTATCGAGGAGGCCAACCCACAGTGCCGCGAGCTGGCCATCATCGACCTCGACGGACGTTCGGACGTCTGGTTGCACGAGGTGATCGACACGCATGAATCGCCCGAGCTACACGCCGCCGTGAAGGAGGTCGCCGCGGGCAAGGGCGGTATCCATCTCGCCGAGTTCCCCCTGGTCCGCGCCGGCCATACCCAGTGGCTGGACTGCCATGTCTTCCCCCTGGTCGGCAACGAGATCATGCTGATGATCCGCGACGTCACCGATCAGAAGGTCGCGCGCGACCTGCGTCAGGCCAAGGAGGCCGCCGAACAGGCGAGCGAGCTCAAGAGTGCCTTTCTGGCCAGCATGAGCCACGAGATCCGCACCCCGCTCAATGGCGTGCTGAGCATGATCGAGCTGCTGCGCGGATCAAGGCTCAACGATCGCCAGCGCCATTGGGTCGAGGCCATCCGCGGCTCGGGTCAGCTCCTGTTGTCGATCATCAACGACATCCTCGATTTCTCGCGCATCGAGGCCGGGCGTCTCCAGCTCGAGCACATCCCGTTCTCGCTCGGCGAGGTCATCGCCAGCCTGGTGAGCGCCACCGGTCAGCGTGCCTATGCCAAGCATCTGGAGCTGGTGCTCATCCAGGATCCAGAACTGCCCGATCGGCTGATCGGCGACCCCTGGCGACTCCAGCAGATCCTGGTCAATCTGGTCGGGAACGCCATCAAGTTCACCGAGCGCGGCAGCATCGAGGTCCGCATCGGCCATCGCGAACGTCCCGATGGGCAGCTCGATCTCTGTGTCTCGGTCCAAGACAGCGGCTGTGGGATCGCGCCCGAGCAATTGGGCCGCTTGTTCCAGCCCTTCGAGCAGTTGCGTGCCAGTGGCTGGCGTTTTACCGAGGGGACGGGTCTGGGGCTGGCCATCTGCAAGCGACTGGTCGATGCCATGGGGGGCGAGATCGGGGTCGAGAGTGAGCTCGGACGGGGGAGCCGGTTCTATTTCGAGATCCCGGTCGGTTGCGCCGATACCCAGTCGCAGGCCCCCTGGTTGTTGCCCAGGGAGTGGCGCTGTCCGACCCTGGTGTGGATCGAGCACGACCTGGTGCGGGCGACGGCGACCCATCTGCTCTCGCTGCTGGGGTTCGAGGCCGAGCAGACCGCCGAGGCCGATACGGCCTTTGCCTGGGCGCGACACCTGGATGCCCAGACCGAGACCTGTCTGGTGGTGCTCGATGATGCCTGGCTCGCCCACCTTGGTCCTCAGCTCGTAAGCGAGCTGGGACGGCGATCGGGGGAGGTGAACGATCACCCCAGACGCGTCCTGGTGCTCTATGTGATCAACCTGTTTGCCCGCGATCAGGGGGAATTGGATCGGCTCGAGACCATGGCGGATACGGCCTATGTCATCAAGCCGGTCCATCTCTCGGCCCTGTTCAATGCACTCCAGGGGCTGTTTGGCGCCGTGGATCGTCCGCCCCAGAGGCTCACCCGCAAGTCCGATGACCCCTCCTGGGAGGTCTTGATCCAGCCTCTGGGGGCACGCGAGCGCCTGTCCGGCGCGCGACTGCTGCTGGCCGAGGACAACCTCGTCAACCAGCAGGTCGCCGTCGAGGCCCTGGCCTTGGTCGGGATCGAGACCCGGGTCGTGACCAACGGGCTCGAGGCGATCCAGGCGCTTAAAGAAGAATCGTTCGACGGGGTCCTCATGGATCTCCAGATGCCGATCATGGATGGCCTGGAGGCGACCAGGCTCATCCGCCAACACCATCCCCCGGATCGGCTGCCGATCATCGCCATGTCTGCCGCCGTACTGCTCAAGGATCGCCAGCGCAGCCTCGAGGTGGGGATGAATGCGCACATCGCCAAACCGATCAATCTGCGCACCCTGCTCGAGACCCTCCTACACTGGGTCCGGCCCGCCCAGCCGCGCCCCTACCGCTCGCACCTACCGGCCCTGGCGGAGGAGTGGGCGGCAGAGGGTCTATCCTCTAGCGAGGCGGATCTGGATTGGAGCCAGGTCGAGCTGCCCGGGATCAAGGTGCGCAAGGGGCTCAACCGTCTCGGCGGCAACGGCCTGCTCTATCTGAGGTTGCTCAAGACCTTCGTCGGCCTCCACCAGCAGGGATGGGAGTCGATGCGAGCGGCCGATGCCGAGATGGCGACGCTGCGTCTCCAGGCCCATACCCTCAAGGGTGTGGCCAAGACGCTGGGGGCGGATCTATTGCACGACCTAGCCGAGCGCGTCGAACAGGCCGCCGAGCTGGAAGAACGCGCTCAGATCGAGTCGGCATTGCCCCCATTGCTCGATGAGCTCCAGAGGGTGCTCACGGGCGTGAAGGCCTTTTTGGAGAGCCTGCCGTTGGCCGATAAAACGGACGACGCACCCGCTCCGGACCGCCCCAACCCCAAACAGGCGCACCAATACCGGGCGCTGATCGCCGACTTGCTGGAACAGGGGGATACGCGCCTGCGCGATGTCTGTGCCGCCAACCGATCTTCGCTGCGCGAGTGGTTTGGGGGCGATGAGTCGGGTTATGCGCACTTCATGACCTTGATCGAGCAGTATCGTTTCGAGGAGGCGCGGCGGATCTTTCATGAGCGGGCAAACCCGCCCGAGACATCGGACGCGGTCAAACCGGAGACGGACGATCGGCGAATTTCAGCTTGA
- a CDS encoding HD-GYP domain-containing protein, with protein MLDRILLKPGPLNDDEFELVRRHPEIGAAILGGRHASALMDLARTVALTHHERWNGSGYPQGLAGESIPLAGRIVAIADIFDALTSQRPYKQAWPVDQALDWMREQRGCHFDPQLLDRFLAIQPKILEIKLKFADRPSPV; from the coding sequence ATCCTGGATCGGATCCTGCTCAAACCGGGACCGCTCAACGACGATGAATTCGAGCTCGTCCGCCGGCATCCCGAGATCGGGGCCGCGATCCTTGGCGGACGACACGCGAGCGCGCTGATGGATCTGGCGCGCACCGTCGCCCTGACCCATCACGAGCGCTGGAACGGCAGCGGCTATCCCCAGGGCCTGGCCGGTGAATCCATCCCGCTCGCTGGTCGGATCGTCGCGATCGCGGACATCTTCGATGCCCTGACCTCACAGCGTCCTTACAAACAAGCCTGGCCGGTGGATCAGGCACTCGATTGGATGCGCGAGCAGCGGGGATGCCATTTCGATCCCCAACTGCTCGATCGCTTTCTCGCCATCCAGCCCAAAATCCTGGAGATCAAGCTGAAATTCGCCGATCGTCCGTCTCCGGTTTGA